One part of the Streptomyces sp. NBC_00286 genome encodes these proteins:
- a CDS encoding SpoIIE family protein phosphatase — protein sequence MTTGVHPGGQPQDPGQTGNGQLPRQGRVGHEALPEETRTRSAVITARAAASFDPVGRSVATARSFVRDTLQGWGFGDIVDDAVVLTSELVTNAVVHAGTSADVLCLRTEDGVRIEVADRYPEREIPLQATAVNMGSPDREGGRGLQLCAALAAGWGVEYTPTHKQVWFQLDLPDRPVGTRAAGPALPADLLPLADGRVRVAVVQIDRTGAISAWSEDAEELFGYAAEQVIGKPLTDLAAWPHTPGTSTGIAEALQLSRWEGSYGIRDANGRVTPVYASHLRVRDTGGEPSTVCLLVRDHERAVLQTPLRVPSADSATLSEGGQATDPFEVFIGSPAPDDLDGLLQRTVERARDMLDGDSAFLLLATDDETELEVRASTGLPSARQRFARVPVEAGPGRYGSARMPAVHDDLTAVPGAVPLLSGTGMRSVVTVPLKVEGRLTGSLGVAAESPARYSNEEALRLQFAADRIALAVESARLGELERLRRGSLSFLVEASDLLAGTLDRDQTLALMAQMTVPTLATWCAVYTIADQASDPYLSYVLHEDEERIDGLKALLSKIAPPDPVPTPGARVWSAPAEAAHEAALRTSMRSLGRGEPATVSSGIGTTLATASAVGGETVVLPLVARNRVIGMLTLGKPTDEHFRQEILELAEDLSRRAALALDNSRLYSERMAISQSLQRSLLPPELPVIEGVEVEVIYRAAGEGNEVGGDFYDVFPIRDGAYGFAIGDVCGTGPEAAAVTGLARHALRLLAREGFGGPAVLERLNSAILDEGARSRFLTLLYGELWPQDDGSALLKIVCAGHPLPLRLRQDGTVEPAAEPQPLLGVMDDLELYEQTVTLDPGDVLLCVTDGVTERREGTRMLGDDGLTDVLTTCTGLTAGAVAARIMRAVERFASDAPSDDMAILAMRVPGLHKD from the coding sequence ATGACCACCGGAGTGCATCCTGGGGGACAGCCACAGGATCCCGGACAGACAGGCAACGGCCAACTGCCGCGGCAGGGGCGAGTCGGCCATGAGGCCCTGCCCGAAGAGACCCGGACAAGGAGTGCTGTGATCACCGCTCGCGCGGCCGCCAGCTTCGACCCCGTCGGACGGTCCGTCGCAACCGCTCGGTCCTTTGTCCGTGACACCCTCCAGGGCTGGGGTTTCGGTGACATCGTCGACGACGCCGTGGTCCTCACCAGCGAGCTCGTCACCAACGCCGTCGTACATGCGGGCACGTCCGCCGATGTCCTGTGCCTGCGCACCGAGGACGGCGTACGCATCGAAGTAGCGGACCGCTACCCGGAGCGGGAGATTCCACTCCAGGCGACGGCCGTCAACATGGGCAGCCCCGACCGCGAGGGCGGCCGCGGCCTCCAATTGTGCGCCGCCCTGGCCGCCGGCTGGGGAGTCGAGTACACGCCCACCCACAAGCAGGTCTGGTTCCAACTCGACCTCCCGGACCGCCCCGTGGGCACCCGCGCCGCCGGCCCCGCCCTCCCGGCCGACCTCCTGCCCCTCGCCGACGGCCGCGTACGCGTCGCCGTCGTCCAGATCGACCGCACCGGCGCCATCTCCGCCTGGAGCGAAGACGCGGAGGAACTCTTCGGGTACGCAGCCGAGCAGGTCATCGGCAAGCCGCTCACCGACCTCGCGGCCTGGCCGCACACCCCCGGCACCAGCACCGGCATCGCCGAGGCCCTCCAGCTCTCGCGCTGGGAGGGCAGCTACGGCATCCGCGACGCCAACGGCCGCGTGACACCCGTGTACGCCTCGCATCTGCGCGTCCGCGACACCGGCGGCGAACCCTCCACGGTCTGCCTCCTCGTACGGGATCACGAGCGCGCCGTCCTTCAGACTCCCCTGCGCGTACCCTCCGCCGACTCGGCGACACTCTCCGAAGGCGGCCAGGCAACCGACCCCTTCGAGGTGTTCATCGGCTCCCCGGCCCCGGACGACCTCGACGGCCTCCTCCAGCGCACCGTTGAGCGCGCCCGAGACATGCTCGACGGCGACTCCGCCTTCCTCCTCCTGGCCACCGACGACGAGACCGAGCTGGAGGTACGCGCCTCCACCGGGCTCCCCTCCGCCCGCCAGCGCTTCGCTCGCGTCCCCGTGGAGGCGGGCCCCGGCCGGTACGGCTCGGCCAGGATGCCGGCCGTCCACGACGACCTCACGGCCGTTCCTGGCGCCGTACCGCTGCTGAGCGGCACGGGCATGCGCTCGGTCGTCACGGTCCCGCTGAAGGTCGAGGGCCGCCTCACAGGCTCGCTCGGCGTCGCGGCCGAGTCCCCCGCGCGGTATTCGAACGAAGAGGCCCTGCGCCTCCAGTTCGCCGCCGACCGCATCGCGCTCGCCGTCGAATCGGCCCGACTGGGCGAGCTGGAGCGTCTGCGCCGGGGCTCGCTGTCCTTCCTCGTAGAGGCCTCCGACCTCCTCGCGGGCACCCTGGACCGCGATCAGACGCTGGCCCTCATGGCACAGATGACGGTCCCGACCCTGGCCACCTGGTGTGCCGTCTACACGATTGCCGACCAGGCCTCGGACCCGTATCTCTCGTACGTCCTGCATGAGGACGAGGAGCGCATCGACGGCCTCAAGGCCCTCCTCTCCAAGATCGCCCCACCGGACCCGGTCCCGACCCCCGGCGCCCGCGTCTGGTCGGCCCCGGCCGAGGCAGCCCACGAGGCGGCCCTGCGCACCTCCATGCGCAGCCTGGGCCGCGGCGAGCCCGCGACGGTCAGCTCCGGCATCGGCACGACCCTCGCCACGGCCTCGGCGGTCGGCGGCGAGACGGTCGTACTCCCCCTGGTGGCCCGCAACCGCGTCATCGGCATGCTGACGCTCGGCAAGCCGACGGACGAACACTTCCGCCAGGAGATCCTGGAACTCGCCGAGGACCTCTCCCGACGGGCCGCCCTGGCCCTGGACAACTCCCGCCTGTACTCCGAGCGCATGGCCATCAGCCAGTCCCTCCAGCGCAGCCTCCTGCCGCCCGAACTCCCGGTCATCGAGGGCGTGGAGGTCGAGGTCATCTACCGCGCGGCAGGCGAGGGCAACGAAGTCGGCGGCGACTTCTACGACGTCTTCCCGATCCGCGACGGCGCGTACGGCTTCGCCATCGGCGATGTCTGCGGTACGGGCCCGGAGGCGGCCGCGGTCACAGGCCTGGCCCGCCATGCCCTCCGCCTCCTCGCCCGCGAGGGCTTCGGTGGCCCGGCCGTCCTGGAGCGCCTCAACTCCGCGATCCTCGACGAGGGAGCCCGCAGCCGCTTCCTGACGCTGCTGTACGGCGAGTTGTGGCCCCAGGACGACGGCAGCGCCCTACTGAAGATCGTCTGCGCCGGCCATCCACTCCCCCTGCGCCTGCGCCAGGACGGCACAGTCGAACCGGCCGCCGAACCACAGCCCCTCCTCGGCGTCATGGACGATCTCGAACTGTACGAGCAGACGGTGACGCTCGATCCCGGCGACGTCCTCCTGTGCGTGACGGACGGCGTCACCGAACGACGCGAAGGCACCCGCATGTTGGGCGACGACGGCCTCACGGACGTCCTCACCACATGCACGGGCCTGACCGCCGGCGCGGTCGCCGCCCGCATCATGCGCGCAGTAGAACGCTTCGCCTCCGACGCCCCGTCAGACGACATGGCCATCCTGGCCATGCGCGTTCCAGGCCTCCACAAGGACTGA
- a CDS encoding DegT/DnrJ/EryC1/StrS family aminotransferase — protein MLRAAGVGLGDEVIVPAFGNVEVAEAVSLTGAMPVFADIDPATYCLDAAAVDAVVGPRTVAVVAVHRFGRSADLAGLRRTGQRHGLLVLEQSESKAPYDEVGQRRAHAAYLDRRLSGVRTPEGGMGHTYQQYVVRVPGNGRPDRDAFARAVRARGVECWVPVKTPVHRMPGFRRDVYLPETERASDETLALPVHAALTKREMHRIVSACNALGGLLQPAF, from the coding sequence ATGCTCAGGGCCGCGGGCGTCGGACTTGGTGACGAGGTCATCGTGCCGGCGTTCGGGAACGTCGAGGTCGCCGAGGCCGTGAGCCTGACCGGTGCGATGCCGGTGTTCGCCGATATCGACCCGGCCACGTACTGCCTCGATGCCGCAGCCGTCGATGCCGTCGTCGGACCGCGGACGGTGGCTGTCGTCGCCGTACACCGCTTCGGTCGGTCTGCTGATCTCGCGGGGCTGCGGCGGACTGGGCAGCGGCACGGTCTCCTGGTGCTGGAGCAGAGCGAGTCGAAGGCGCCGTACGACGAGGTCGGGCAGCGTAGGGCTCATGCCGCGTATCTGGACAGGCGGTTGAGCGGGGTGCGGACGCCTGAGGGCGGCATGGGGCACACGTATCAGCAGTACGTCGTGCGGGTGCCGGGCAATGGGCGGCCGGACCGGGACGCCTTCGCACGGGCCGTGCGGGCCAGGGGAGTTGAGTGCTGGGTGCCGGTGAAGACTCCTGTGCACCGCATGCCGGGGTTCCGGCGGGACGTGTATCTGCCGGAGACCGAGCGCGCCTCCGACGAGACGCTGGCGCTGCCAGTGCACGCTGCTTTGACGAAGCGTGAGATGCATCGGATCGTGTCGGCTTGCAATGCGCTCGGTGGGTTGTTGCAACCTGCTTTCTAG